Proteins co-encoded in one Natronorubrum daqingense genomic window:
- a CDS encoding GIY-YIG nuclease family protein, translated as MSEREREHEDEREHVVYVLECADGSLYTGYTTDLERRVAEHDNGEGAKYTRGRTPVELRYHERYASRSAAMSREYEIKQLSRSRKERLVALK; from the coding sequence ATGAGCGAGCGCGAGCGTGAGCACGAAGACGAACGCGAACACGTCGTTTACGTCCTCGAGTGTGCCGATGGGTCGCTGTATACCGGCTACACGACCGACCTCGAGCGGCGAGTCGCCGAACACGATAACGGTGAGGGCGCGAAGTACACGCGCGGTCGGACGCCCGTCGAACTGCGTTATCACGAACGCTACGCCTCTCGGTCGGCCGCGATGTCTCGTGAGTACGAGATCAAGCAACTCTCCCGAAGCCGAAAGGAACGACTCGTCGCACTCAAGTGA
- a CDS encoding phosphoglucomutase/phosphomannomutase family protein, with amino-acid sequence METIRFGTDGWRATLEEFTTPRVRMVGQAVGTYLRDEDLEGSVVIGYDARETSRGFAEELARVVCANGFDVIMPERDRPTPLVAHAIVERELAGGLAITASHNPPEYNGVKFIPEDGAPALPEVTDAIADRLAEPDPLPADEHGTVREVDLTTPHADATVDRLEELVGPLGLDGQTVAYDAMHGSGRGTTDALLERAGASLECLRCERDPDFGGGAPEPAPENLEALADLVTDDATEPTLGIANDGDADRIALVTPERGYLDENLFFAALYDYLLESASGAVIRTVSTTFLIDRVAGAHDEAVHEVPVGFKWVAQAMADNDALVGGEESGGFTVRGHVREKDGVMMALFAAAMDAEEPLDERVDRLLSEHGTVVQNKRSVACPDHEKSRVLSDLETEIPDSVAGTDVDDVNTADGFKLQLTDGSWLLIRPSGTEPVLRVYAEATDEPRVDELLGAGEGLLEPLVE; translated from the coding sequence ATGGAGACGATTCGTTTCGGTACCGACGGCTGGCGGGCGACGTTAGAGGAGTTCACCACACCGCGCGTCCGGATGGTCGGACAGGCCGTCGGGACGTATCTCCGCGACGAGGATCTCGAGGGCTCGGTCGTCATCGGCTACGACGCTCGAGAAACCTCGCGGGGCTTCGCGGAGGAACTCGCTCGCGTGGTGTGTGCGAACGGCTTCGATGTCATCATGCCGGAGCGAGACCGACCGACGCCGCTCGTCGCCCACGCGATCGTCGAGCGGGAGCTGGCGGGAGGACTCGCAATTACGGCCTCGCACAACCCACCAGAGTACAACGGAGTCAAATTCATCCCCGAAGACGGTGCCCCGGCGCTGCCCGAGGTGACGGACGCCATCGCCGACCGACTCGCCGAACCCGATCCGCTCCCCGCCGACGAGCACGGCACCGTTCGCGAAGTCGACCTCACCACACCCCACGCCGACGCGACCGTCGACCGCCTCGAGGAACTCGTCGGTCCCCTCGGCCTCGACGGGCAGACCGTCGCCTACGACGCCATGCACGGGAGCGGCCGCGGGACGACGGACGCACTCCTCGAGCGTGCCGGGGCGTCACTCGAGTGCTTGCGGTGTGAACGCGACCCCGACTTCGGCGGTGGGGCCCCTGAACCTGCCCCGGAGAACCTCGAGGCACTTGCCGACCTCGTCACCGACGACGCGACCGAGCCGACGCTCGGTATCGCGAACGACGGCGACGCGGATCGGATCGCACTTGTCACGCCCGAACGGGGCTATCTCGACGAGAATCTCTTCTTCGCCGCGTTGTACGACTACTTACTCGAGTCGGCCTCGGGTGCGGTGATCCGAACCGTCTCCACGACGTTTCTGATCGATCGGGTGGCCGGAGCGCACGACGAAGCCGTCCACGAGGTTCCTGTCGGGTTCAAGTGGGTCGCACAGGCGATGGCCGATAACGACGCACTCGTCGGCGGTGAGGAATCCGGCGGCTTCACCGTCCGCGGGCACGTCCGCGAGAAAGACGGCGTCATGATGGCTCTGTTCGCGGCCGCGATGGACGCCGAAGAACCGCTGGACGAGCGGGTCGATCGGCTGCTCTCCGAACACGGGACAGTCGTCCAGAACAAACGAAGCGTCGCGTGCCCCGATCACGAGAAATCGCGGGTGCTCTCGGATCTCGAGACCGAAATCCCCGACAGCGTCGCCGGTACCGACGTGGACGACGTCAATACGGCCGACGGGTTCAAACTGCAACTGACCGACGGTTCGTGGCTCCTGATCCGCCCCAGCGGCACGGAGCCGGTGTTGCGAGTGTACGCTGAGGCCACGGATGAGCCCCGCGTCGACGAACTGCTCGGGGCTGGCGAGGGCCTGCTCGAGCCACTCGTCGAGTAA
- a CDS encoding DUF1931 family protein gives MADLIVKAAVKEALDDKNVASDFYEALDEEVDELLEDAARRAEANDRKTVQPRDL, from the coding sequence ATGGCAGACCTTATCGTCAAAGCCGCCGTAAAGGAAGCGCTCGATGACAAGAACGTCGCCTCGGACTTCTACGAAGCACTCGACGAGGAAGTCGACGAGCTTCTCGAAGACGCAGCCCGACGTGCCGAAGCAAACGACCGGAAGACGGTCCAGCCACGCGACCTGTAA
- the fni gene encoding type 2 isopentenyl-diphosphate Delta-isomerase, with product MPETSDRKDDHIRIIEEEDVETTGAGFADIDLVHEALPEIHRDEIDTATTLFGHELSAPIVIESMTGGHPNTTKLNRALAEAAQETNVAMGVGSQRAGLELEDEALLESYTVVRDVAPDAFLYGNVGAAQLLEYDVDDVERAVEMIDADAMAIHLNFLQEAVQPEGDIDARGCLEAIERVTESLSVPVVVKETGNGIARETARRLADAGVDAIDVAGQGGTTWSGIESYRAAAVGASRQEHVGQLFRAWGVPTAVSTREAASVHDCVIASGGVRSGLDIAKAIALGARAGGLAKPFLSPAAQGTDAVVDLIETLSLELRTAMFVTGSASVSDLQSAEYVVTGRTNEYLEQRRS from the coding sequence ATGCCCGAAACATCCGACCGGAAAGACGACCACATCCGAATCATCGAGGAAGAAGACGTAGAGACGACTGGTGCCGGATTCGCCGATATCGACCTCGTCCACGAGGCGTTACCGGAGATCCACCGCGACGAGATCGACACCGCCACGACGCTGTTCGGTCACGAGTTGTCGGCACCGATCGTCATCGAGAGCATGACCGGCGGCCACCCAAACACGACGAAACTCAACCGGGCGCTGGCCGAAGCCGCCCAGGAGACGAACGTCGCCATGGGCGTCGGGAGCCAACGCGCCGGCCTCGAACTCGAGGACGAAGCGTTACTCGAGTCCTACACCGTCGTCCGGGACGTCGCCCCCGATGCCTTCCTCTACGGCAACGTCGGCGCAGCACAGTTGCTCGAGTACGACGTCGACGACGTCGAGCGCGCCGTCGAGATGATCGACGCCGACGCGATGGCGATCCACCTCAACTTCCTGCAGGAGGCCGTCCAACCCGAGGGTGATATCGACGCACGCGGCTGTCTCGAGGCGATCGAACGCGTCACCGAGTCGCTCTCGGTTCCGGTCGTCGTCAAGGAGACGGGCAACGGCATCGCCCGCGAAACGGCACGGCGATTGGCTGATGCCGGCGTCGACGCGATCGACGTCGCTGGACAGGGCGGGACGACCTGGTCGGGAATCGAATCCTATCGGGCGGCGGCCGTCGGCGCGTCGCGACAGGAACACGTCGGCCAGTTGTTCCGCGCCTGGGGCGTCCCGACCGCGGTCAGCACGCGAGAAGCCGCGTCGGTCCACGACTGCGTCATCGCCAGCGGCGGCGTCCGCTCGGGCCTCGACATCGCGAAAGCGATCGCCCTCGGTGCCCGCGCAGGCGGTCTCGCGAAGCCGTTTCTCTCTCCGGCCGCACAGGGAACCGACGCCGTCGTCGACCTGATCGAAACGCTCTCCCTCGAGTTGCGAACGGCGATGTTCGTCACCGGCTCTGCGTCCGTTTCCGACCTCCAATCCGCCGAGTACGTGGTCACCGGTCGAACGAACGAGTATCTCGAGCAGCGACGATCGTAG
- a CDS encoding DUF7563 family protein: MPTCDHCDAHVSERFARVFADENGEIHACISCSANAGIAEASRNRERGA, translated from the coding sequence ATGCCTACCTGTGATCACTGCGATGCGCACGTCTCCGAGCGCTTCGCACGCGTCTTCGCTGATGAGAACGGCGAAATTCACGCCTGTATCAGCTGTTCGGCCAATGCAGGGATCGCCGAAGCGTCACGAAACCGCGAACGAGGTGCGTAG
- the larB gene encoding nickel pincer cofactor biosynthesis protein LarB has translation MRELLESVADGSLSPTEAEAALNGYVTGEAGRFDAARRQRRGIPEAIYAEGKSAPQVVALAETALETTDRALITRISDEQFEALESTFADSAPDATLERYGSTVRVLGAEFEQPSLEATVGIVTAGTVDGPVADEAQVVCTDAGATVDRVDDIGVAALNRTLDQVDRLRDADTLIVAAGREGALPTVVAGLVDTPVIAVPVSSGYGHGGDGEAALAGLLQSCTVLSVVNIDAGFVAGAQATLIARAIDAARTDDGSR, from the coding sequence ATGCGCGAACTCCTCGAGTCAGTCGCTGACGGTTCACTCTCACCGACGGAAGCAGAAGCAGCGCTCAACGGGTACGTGACCGGTGAGGCTGGCCGATTCGACGCGGCCCGGCGACAGCGACGTGGTATTCCGGAAGCGATCTACGCCGAAGGCAAGTCGGCCCCACAGGTGGTTGCACTCGCCGAAACGGCACTCGAGACCACCGATCGGGCACTGATCACACGAATCAGCGACGAACAATTCGAGGCTCTCGAATCGACGTTCGCCGACTCTGCACCCGACGCGACGCTCGAGCGGTACGGGTCGACGGTTCGCGTCCTCGGTGCCGAGTTCGAACAGCCCTCGCTCGAGGCGACGGTCGGAATCGTCACGGCAGGAACCGTCGACGGACCGGTCGCCGACGAAGCACAGGTCGTCTGTACCGATGCCGGCGCGACGGTCGACCGCGTCGACGACATCGGCGTCGCCGCCCTCAACCGTACGCTCGACCAGGTCGACAGGCTCCGCGATGCCGACACGCTCATCGTCGCCGCTGGCCGCGAGGGGGCACTCCCAACCGTCGTCGCCGGACTCGTCGATACGCCCGTCATCGCGGTTCCCGTCTCGAGTGGCTACGGTCACGGCGGCGACGGCGAGGCCGCGCTGGCTGGGCTGTTGCAGTCGTGTACGGTCCTCTCGGTGGTCAACATCGACGCCGGATTCGTCGCTGGGGCGCAGGCGACGCTCATCGCTCGCGCGATTGACGCTGCTCGAACCGACGATGGCTCTCGCTGA